The region TCTGGAATCATTTCTTCGGTGTTTTCGTAACCGCGCTTGAAGGCGTCGTACTTGTCGGTGTTGAAGTCAAAGAGCGTCGTGGCGCCAGCCTTGATGTCATCGTAAATCACCGTGCCGGTGTAGCCTGCGGCATAGTTTGCAAATGTGATGCTGAGGGTCTTGTTGCGGTCGGCAAAGCTAGAAATGTCAATGGAGCAAGTGACCTTTTCGCCTGCCGGAACCTTGCAGCTGCCGTCCGTTTCGGTCCATGTCCAGGAATCCGTAAGCTTGAAAATCAAATAGAGGTCTGCGTCCGATGCGCCGTTGTTCTTGGCTGTCCAAGTGAAAGTCGTTGCGCCGGAGAGGTCCCAGCCGCCCTTGTTCTGGTATTCCACCTGGGCGTTATCTCCACCGTAAGTCACGGCCATCATGCCGTTTCCACCGGAACCGCCTTCAATGTTCACGTCCTTGATCTTGATGCTTGCCTCTTCTTTTGCGGCGAGAGCAGTCATTGCCTTGAGCGCCGGATCAATCGTGTAGCTGTAACCACCAAAGTTAGCTTCGGTCTTGTCGCCGATGTACTGCCAGGCGAGAGCGCCTGCGTAACCGCCGTCAAAAGCTTTGCGGTAGCATTCTTCCGTGGTAATCTGCGTCTTGGCAGCCATGCTTGCCGTATAGGTGTCGCCTGCCCAGCCGCTTGCCGGGAATTCGCCAATAATCATCGGCTTGCTGTCGTAGCTGTACTTTGTTGCCATTTGGGCCGCCGTATTCACGAACGGACTCACAGCATCGTTTTGCCAGTACGGGTAGTAATGTGTCTGGAAAAAGTCGAGTGTACCGTTTGCCTCGCCGCCCGCAGCGATAAGCGCAGCATCGTTCCAGTGCTTTTGATACTGGATGTTCACGCTACCCGTCGAAACGAGAAGTTCCGGGTTCGTCGTGTGAATTGCCGCTGCGACCTTGTTCGTAAACTTCTGGATTTTGGCAAGAGCCATCTTCTTGGTGGTCCAGCCGCTGCATTCGCTCGTCATGCCTTCCGGCTCGTTAAAGACTTCCCAAGTCATGAGTGCCTTGTGATTGCCTATGGCTTTCACAACCGGAATCAAAACGTTGTCTATAAAAGCCTTAGTTCCTTCGTCTTCGAAAAGGAGCGTATTTGCCGTGATGTCAAGCTTTTCGTTGTAAAGACCCCACTGGTTCGGTTCCATCAAGTTGTGGCTGAAAAGGCACATCGAGACCATTACGCCGTATTCTTCGGCAATGTCCAAAGCCTTCTTCATGTTCGCAATAGTGTTTTCCTTAGGACCCGTGACCAAATGCGTGGACTCGTCAATCGTCGGACTCTGGCTCATGTTGTTGAAAAGCCACCAGCGGATTGCGTTACCGCCTGCGGCACGTGTGCCTTCCACGGCCTTGCGCCAAGCATTTTCGTCAAGCGGGGAGGCTCCCACGTCGGAGTTGTAGTCGCTCCAGGCGAGGTTTGTGCCCGAGAAGAAAATCTTCTTGCCGTTGTATTGGAGATCCGTGCCGTTTACGGTGAGTCCCGGTGCTGCAAAAGCGGCGGTTCCGAGAAGCGTTGCGGCGATTAAAGTCTTGAAGCTATTCATAGAATATCCTTGTTTTTCTTTGAAACTAGATAAATAACGATGAAATAGGTCTATCCCGACTTTTGAGTGTTGACAAAACAGTGGAAAATGTCCACACCCCCAAACATCCTAAATATCGTTAATAGAAAAATAGATTCGATAAAAATGAAGTCAAGTTGCTCTGTGATAAAATGCAATTTCTTCAGGGAAATGTAAGCGGAATAAATGCTTTATTTGGCGATTTTGGGGTGAAAAGTGACGAAATGCACACACGAGAAAAGGCAGCCGCTTTCGCGACTGCCTTTGTGTATTTAGCTTTTTGTGTTATAATCTACTTGAGGAGGACCTTCTGGGTGGCGTTAAACCCTGCGCCCTTGGCGCGGATGATGTACTGACCTTTGTTGAGGCCCTGGAGGCTGAACGTGTGGCTGCCTGCGCTGAGGTTGCCGCGGTGGAGTGTCATAACGCGCTTGCCGATCATGTTGAACACGTCGATGCTTGCAAAGCCGGAGGTGTTTGCGGTGAGCGAGACGTTTCCGTTCTTGACGCTCATGCTTGCCTTCTTTGCGGCGGCAATCGGCTTGATTGCGGAAGTGCCTGCCGGCGTACCATCCTTGTTGTAAAGTTCGATGCTTGTGATGTGGCCCTTGCTCTGGTCTGCGGCCGAGAAGAGTTCTGTCTTCTTGTTGAATCCGTTGATGATGATGCCGTTGTCCGTGACCATGTTGTCGAAGAGCACCGTGCCAGAAAATCCGTTTGCGCCTGCCAAGATGAAGGTGACGGAGAAGAGGTTGTCGAGGTCCATCGGGTGTTCAACGCCTGCGTCGTCGGTGTAAGTCTCGATGGCAAATTCACAAGTGGATTTTGCACCGTCGTTGAGCCAGCAACCATCAGACGGGGACTGTTCCCAAGTCCAAGCCTTGTCCTTGGAACCGTCGCGGACAAATGCCATGCCGATCCAGATGCCGTTCATTTCGCCACCAGAACCCTTGTTTTCGATCGTGACGGCGATGCTCTTTGCGCCGGTCAAGTTCGGGACTTTCTTGAATTCGATATTTGCGCCGCTATCGTTGATGGCCTTGTAGGTCACGCCCATGAGGAGGTCTACATTTCCGGAATTTGCCTTGGCTGTGTCTGCACCGAATTTGGCGTTCTGCGTAGATGTCGGGCAAGCGTTAGTTGCTGCGGCTGCTTCGTTGTAGTTGTCCCAGCCCGGCATTTCGTCGAGGGTGATGATGCGTTCGTCGGCGAGGTTCTTCTGCCATACGCTTGCTGCGGTCTGGCTTACGTAGCCTGCTGACCAGGAATCGTACCACGGCATCCACCAGCTCCAGGTAGCGCCATCTTCGTACATCTTGTCAACGTCAGGAATCGGGCCGTTTTCGCTGAGCGAGATGATCTTGTTGGTGCCGGCCTTGTTCGTGAGGTCGATGAATGCGGAGCTGTTGCTCTGGTGATCGTTAGCGGCGTTGTAAATGTCGACGCTCAAAATGTCATAGTAGGTTTCGCCCGGAGTCCAGGACATCATAGCGGCGTCCTTCGGGTTGAAGTCCCAAATGAGGTTGTTTACGCCGTTCGTGAAGACCATGCGTTCGTAGAGCAACTGGTAAAGGGCTGCGAACTGCTTGCCCGTGTGGGTGCTCCACCAGAACCAGTTACCACCGGATTCATGGAGCGGGCGGAAGATGGCGGCGACGCCTTCTTTCTGGAGGTCAAGGAAAATCTTGGAGACGAGGTCAATATCTGCGACGATGGCCTTGTAAGCTGTGGAGAGTGTATCCCAAGTGGTCGTGCCCGTGACAAATGCTTCGGTGAAGTCGAATTCGGTATAGGTGTCGTGAGCGCCCTTGACGTAGAATTCCACTTCGTCACCCGGACGCCAGTGCCATGTGAATGCCGGAATGCCGCCCTTCTTCCAGGTGGTCTTGGCAATGTCGATTGCCTTTTCGGTGTATTCCTGGAACCAGCCGTCGTTCTTGTTCGCGCCCGTGGCGTTCATGAGGTCGGAGCCGACGAGTGCCGGGTACTTGCCGCCAGCCTTGAATACGGCCTGGACGTCTTCGTGCTGGGAGAAGTCGCCTTTGGTGTAGGCGTCCATGTTGCCGGTCATCACGCCGGAAATGGTCTTTTTGCCGAAATTGTTGACGAGGAAGTTATAAAGCTTGACGGCGGACGGGGTTGCCGTTTTGGTGATCGGGGCGTTGCAGAGGTTGAACGCCTTGGCTTCGTAGCCCTTGACTTCGATGTAGTCGAGGTCGATCCAGCCCCAGCTATTGGTGATGGCGATGGTGTTCTCGCCGGCTGCAAGGTTCATGACCGTTTCGACGTCGGCGAATTTGCCCTTATCGGTCACGTCGAATGTCACGGCGGAGGAGGCTCCGCCGACTTCGACGTTGTTAATCTTGGATCCGCCATAATTGTTCATGTAATGGAGAACGATGGTATATTTGCCTGCTTTTTCGACGGTCACCTTGGAAAATGTGATGTCGCCGCCGTTCATCTTGACATATTTACCGCCGGAAGCGGCTGTGTTAGAGGCTACGGCTGCGTCTTTGGTGATGGTTGCGTCTTCGGCTTCATACGGGGCCGCGAAGGCGGTGCAGGCGACTGAAAGGCCGCATGCGAGGAAAACTTTCTTAAAATCCATGTTCTCTCCTTAAGATACGTGTTCTCAAAATATATTGAAAAAAGCAAAAATGCAATAGCATTTTTGCTTGAAAGGAAAAAATATGTTTACGGGCATTTTTGGATGCCTTTTGGGCCCGTTTTTTAGCGTTTTTGGAACTTTGCCCCGAAAGTGAATGTGCGGCTTTCGCCCGGCTTGATGATGATTAAGTCACGGTGATGGTTTAAAGTATCGGGTTCTGCGGTCATCGGTTCGATGGCGATGCTCATACGGTCAGGCGGTGTGTAAATCTGGATGGCGTTGTATTGTTCATCGCCTGCCTTTTGCCAAATCTGGAGCGATTTGGTGTCGCTTTTGAGTTCTACAGTGGCTAAAATGTTCTCAAAATTTTTCTTGTTCTTGAGAACAAAGGTTCCGTTGCCCTGGTTTAAGCAGAAACAGTCGTTGATGAAC is a window of Fibrobacter sp. UWB4 DNA encoding:
- a CDS encoding glycosyl hydrolase, whose translation is MDFKKVFLACGLSVACTAFAAPYEAEDATITKDAAVASNTAASGGKYVKMNGGDITFSKVTVEKAGKYTIVLHYMNNYGGSKINNVEVGGASSAVTFDVTDKGKFADVETVMNLAAGENTIAITNSWGWIDLDYIEVKGYEAKAFNLCNAPITKTATPSAVKLYNFLVNNFGKKTISGVMTGNMDAYTKGDFSQHEDVQAVFKAGGKYPALVGSDLMNATGANKNDGWFQEYTEKAIDIAKTTWKKGGIPAFTWHWRPGDEVEFYVKGAHDTYTEFDFTEAFVTGTTTWDTLSTAYKAIVADIDLVSKIFLDLQKEGVAAIFRPLHESGGNWFWWSTHTGKQFAALYQLLYERMVFTNGVNNLIWDFNPKDAAMMSWTPGETYYDILSVDIYNAANDHQSNSSAFIDLTNKAGTNKIISLSENGPIPDVDKMYEDGATWSWWMPWYDSWSAGYVSQTAASVWQKNLADERIITLDEMPGWDNYNEAAAATNACPTSTQNAKFGADTAKANSGNVDLLMGVTYKAINDSGANIEFKKVPNLTGAKSIAVTIENKGSGGEMNGIWIGMAFVRDGSKDKAWTWEQSPSDGCWLNDGAKSTCEFAIETYTDDAGVEHPMDLDNLFSVTFILAGANGFSGTVLFDNMVTDNGIIINGFNKKTELFSAADQSKGHITSIELYNKDGTPAGTSAIKPIAAAKKASMSVKNGNVSLTANTSGFASIDVFNMIGKRVMTLHRGNLSAGSHTFSLQGLNKGQYIIRAKGAGFNATQKVLLK
- a CDS encoding T9SS type A sorting domain-containing protein, translating into MNSFKTLIAATLLGTAAFAAPGLTVNGTDLQYNGKKIFFSGTNLAWSDYNSDVGASPLDENAWRKAVEGTRAAGGNAIRWWLFNNMSQSPTIDESTHLVTGPKENTIANMKKALDIAEEYGVMVSMCLFSHNLMEPNQWGLYNEKLDITANTLLFEDEGTKAFIDNVLIPVVKAIGNHKALMTWEVFNEPEGMTSECSGWTTKKMALAKIQKFTNKVAAAIHTTNPELLVSTGSVNIQYQKHWNDAALIAAGGEANGTLDFFQTHYYPYWQNDAVSPFVNTAAQMATKYSYDSKPMIIGEFPASGWAGDTYTASMAAKTQITTEECYRKAFDGGYAGALAWQYIGDKTEANFGGYSYTIDPALKAMTALAAKEEASIKIKDVNIEGGSGGNGMMAVTYGGDNAQVEYQNKGGWDLSGATTFTWTAKNNGASDADLYLIFKLTDSWTWTETDGSCKVPAGEKVTCSIDISSFADRNKTLSITFANYAAGYTGTVIYDDIKAGATTLFDFNTDKYDAFKRGYENTEEMIPEIRIVFDENYAYGRTTISKNKLAATSKFTISGNKIMLNTKAKGQVSVDVFGMNGRIVATLFNGMLGAGNYVFSLADMPKGQYIVRMKGAGITTTQPVIVK